In Primulina eburnea isolate SZY01 chromosome 14, ASM2296580v1, whole genome shotgun sequence, the following proteins share a genomic window:
- the LOC140812596 gene encoding stem-specific protein TSJT1-like has translation MLAIFHKAFSNPPQELNSPASHQCSRKPKLPEETLREFMSAHPANAFSMNFGDAAVLAYVGTDDYSGLHHNQRLFCGYDDIYCVFTGSLNNLCEQIKQYGLSKNANEAMLVIEAYRTLRDRGPYPADQVIKDLDGSFAFVVYDSKIGTIFTALGSDGGVKLYWGIAADGSVVISDDLEVIKAGCAKSFAPFPAGCIFHSEGGLMSFEHPMNKLRPMPRVDSEGIICGANFKVDSYSRVNSIPRVGSETNWVEWNTQSS, from the exons ATGTTAGCCATATTTCACAAGGCCTTTTCGAATCCACCCCAAGAACTCAACAGCCCGGCATCCCACCAGTGTTCGAGAAAGCCCAAGCTCCCAGAAGAAACCCTCCGTGAATTCATGTCTGCACACCCCGCAAACGCTTTCTCGATGAATTTCGGAGACGCTGCTGTTCTTGCTTACGTTGGAACAGATGATTATTCTGGTCTCCACCACAACCAGAG GTTGTTCTGTGGGTACGATGACATATACTGTGTTTTCACGGGGAGTTTGAACAATTTGTGCGAGCAAATCAAACAGTATGGATTATCAAAAAATGCGAACGAAGCCATGCTGGTGATTGAGGCATACAGAACACTTCGAGACCGTGGTCCGTATCCGGCGGATCAGGTTATTAAAGATCTGGATGGAAGCTTTGCTTTCGTTGTTTATGATAGTAAAATCGGAACTATTTTCACGGCACTA GGTTCTGATGGTGGAGTGAAGCTGTATTGGGGCATTGCAGCAGATGGTTCTGTGGTGATCTCTGATGATTTAGAGGTGATCAAAGCAGGCTGTGCTAAGTCATTTGCTCCATTTCCAGCGG GTTGTATATTTCATAGCGAAGGAGGACTAATGAGCTTCGAACATCCGATGAACAAGCTCCGGCCAATGCCAAGAGTGGATAGCGAAGGAATAATTTGTGGGGCTAATTTCAAGGTTGATTCGTACAGCAGAGTCAACAGCATTCCCCGTGTTGGAAGTGAGACCAATTGGGTTGAATGGAATACACAAAGCTCGTGA